In the Diachasmimorpha longicaudata isolate KC_UGA_2023 chromosome 1, iyDiaLong2, whole genome shotgun sequence genome, one interval contains:
- the Glys gene encoding glycogen [starch] synthase, producing the protein MSKERASRRFYRMDSTHDLSAYLDRGHTAEQENRWNFEIAWEVANKVGGIYTVIRSKAYVSTEELGDQYCMIGPYKEQCARTEVEEAEFPLHNPLRMAVQTMRDQGYKVVTGTWLVDGNPQVILFDIGTAAWKLDEYKQELWNSTNLGIPHLDIEANDAVILGYLVGQFITEFRKAAESYSSEPPRILVHCHEWQAGVGIIALRTRHVDVATVFTTHATLLGRYLCAGKTDFYNNLDKFNVDEEAGKRQIYHRYCMERAAAHLCHVFTTVSDITGIEAKNLLKRDPDIITPNGLNVKKFSALHEFQNLHAVSKEKIHEFVRGHFYGHFDFDLDKTLYFFTAGRYEFGNKGADIFIEALARLNHYLKTSKPDVTVIAFMIFPARTNNFNVESLRGHAVTKSLRDTINAIQQDIGKRMYELCLSGRLPDAQDLLQKDDMIKIKRCLYALQRNGLPPITTHNVVDDWNDPILTAIRRCNLFNTVHDRVKIVFHPEFLSSTNPLFGLDYEEFVRGCHLGVFPSYYEPWGYTPAECTVMGIPSVTTNLSGFGCFMHEHIADPMSYGIYIVDRRFIDVEASVQQLAQYMFDFARLSRRQRIIQRNRTERLSDLLDWRNLGVYYRQARIKALTKVYPEFASQLSDENVGRFNYPRPLSEPPSPSSSRITTPAASVHGSDDEDEVDDEKELEELRQANGR; encoded by the exons ATGTCGAAAGAACGTGCGTCCAGAAGATTTTACCGTATGGATAGTACCCATGACTTATCGGCATACCTGGACCGTGGACACACTGCCGAGCAGGAGAATAGATGGAACTTCGAGATCGCGTGGGAAGTTGCCAACAAAG ttgGGGGAATCTATACGGTAATTCGATCCAAGGCTTACGTCTCAACTGAAGAATTGGGGGATCAATATTGCATGATTGGTCCATATAAAGAACAATGTGCCAGAACGGAGGTAGAAGAAGCTGAATTTCCGCTGCATAATCCTTTGCGAATGGCTGTTCAAACAATGAGAGATCAAGGATACAAA gtGGTTACAGGTACTTGGTTAGTCGATGGCAATCCTCAGGTGATTTTATTTGACATAGGAACAGCAGCATGGAAACTGGATGAGTATAAACAGGAATTATGGAACAGCACTAATTTGGGAATACCTCATCTAGATATTGAAGCAAACGATGCTGTCATACTGGGTTATCTAGTAGGTCAATTCATCACTGAGTTCAGAAAAGCAGCTGAGAGTTATTCGAGTGAACCGCCAAGGATTCTAGTTCATTGTCATGAATGGCAGGCTGGTGTTGGTATTATTGCACTAAGAACTCGTCACGTTGATGTTGCTACTGTTTTTACCACTCATGCAACGCTCCTCGGACGATATCTTTGCGCTGGAAAAACTGATTTCTACAATAACTTAGACAAG TTTAATGTCGATGAAGAAGCAGGCAAGCGACAAATTTATCATCGATATTGTATGGAAAGAGCAGCTGCTCATCTTTGTCACGTATTCACGACAGTTTCCGATATCACAGGAATTGAGGCGAAAAATTTGCTCAAACGTGATCCCGATATTATAACTCCAAATGGTCTGAATGTTAAAAAGTTCTCAGCTCTTCACGAATTTCAAAATCTTCATGCTGTGAGCAAAGAAAAAATCCATGAATTTGTGCGTGGACATTTTTACGGGCATTTTGATTTCGATCTCGACAAAACATTGTATTTTTTCACCGCTGGTCGTTACGAGTTTGGTAATAAGGGAGCTGACATCTTTATTGAAGCACTTGCAAGACTCAATCATTATTTGAAGACATCCAAGCCAGATGTGACAGTCATTGCATTTATGATCTTCCCAGCGCGCACGAATAATTTCAACGTCGAGTCATTACGTGGTCACGCG GTCACGAAATCCCTCAGGGACACCATCAACGCCATACAACAAGATATCGGAAAACGAATGTACGAATTATGTTTATCAGGACGACTACCAGATGCTCAGGATTTACTTCAGAAGGACGACATGATCAAAATAAAAAG atgTTTGTATGCTTTGCAACGCAATGGTCTGCCACCAATAACGACTCATAATGTGGTTGACGATTGGAATGATCCCATTTTAACTGCGATTCGAAGATGTAATTTATTCAACACCGTTCACGACAGAGTGAAA ATTGTCTTCCATCCGGAATTTTTGTCTTCAACAAATCCATTATTTGGTTTAGATTATGAGGAATTCGTTAGGGGGTGTCACTTGGGTGTCTTCCCGTCTTACTATGAACCCTGGGGATACACTCCAGCTGAATGTACGGTGATGGGCATTCCCAGTGTGACCACCAATTTGTCTGGCTTCGGTTGTTTTATGCATGAGCATATTGCCGATCCTATGAGTTATGGCATTTACATCGTGGATCGTCGTTTCATCGATGTTGAAGCCAGTGTTCAACAGTTAGCACAATACATGTTTGATTTCGCACGTCTCAGTCGAAGACAACGAATTATTCAACGAAATCGAACAGAGCGGTTGAGTGATCTACTTGATTGGAGGAATCTAGGTGTT TACTATCGGCAAGCGAGAATAAAGGCGCTCACAAAGGTCTATCCAGAATTTGCTTCTCAATTGTCCGATGAAAACGTCGGAAGGTTCAATTATCCAAGACCACTGAGTGAACCACCGTCACCGTCTTCGTCCCGTATCACAACTCCAGCTGCATCTGTACACGGGTCCGACGATGAAGATGAAGTGGACGATGAGAAAGAG CTCGAAGAACTGAGGCAAGCCAATGGTCGATAA